The Micropterus dolomieu isolate WLL.071019.BEF.003 ecotype Adirondacks unplaced genomic scaffold, ASM2129224v1 contig_11415, whole genome shotgun sequence region TGTTGAAAAAAACcttacaaattatttaaaatcccACAAGAGAGACACCAACCTGGAATGAACCTGTTGAGGTGGCAGTGAAACGACTCCAGGGACGTGGACCCTCTGGCACAGCGGTACCTGGTCAGGACAACGCCGcctttggtggtggtggtgcctGTCACTGTGTACAGCTGCACACCTGGCACGTCCTGGATGCACTTGACGTGCCGTTTCTGCACCCGCCAGATGTGCTCCATGCGCACCTGTTCCAGCAGCGGCACCCCCATGAGGTCTCTCCCTTTTGGCCCCTCCAGTGTTTGCAGCAGCTGCTCGATGAGGCTGATGGTCCCCTTCTCCCCGCGCGTCCTCCTTCTGCAGTACTGGCTCAGCTCCTTCTTAGTGATTCTCCTGTCCACCAGGATATCAGTAAGTGCTGGCACACCCTCCTGTCTGAGCTGCTCTCTCTTAGCCTGCCGCAACAGACTGAGGTCCCCTGCATCCCACTCAAAGATACATGCAGACAGGCAGCCCATGAAGGTGGGGTAGAGGGGATGAGCATCGGTGGTGCAACCGACAGCCAGCCTCCTCATGAAATGCCAGATGTCCAGTCTTATGTGGATGTCTGGCCACTGTGCAAACCTGGTCTGCAGCTTGCTCTCCCCCTCGCTCACGCAGCAGCCACAGTCCACATACAGCAGCACAGGCGGGGGGACACATGCCTGGCGGTACCACTCCATCACTCCAGACACCATCCTGTCCAGTCCtggcccctcctgcactgtcaGGACACTGGTCAGGACCTGGCCAACTTCGTTGCTGATTGAGGTCAGCCAGAGAGCTGTCCCTCTGCCGTGGCCAGCCAGCTTCTTTGTAATCTGAAGGGTGATGTTTTAATTACATATGGTTTAGACATTATCTATAGCAGTTAAGACACAGCACAAACTTATGTAATGTTACCACTGACAATAACGTAAACATGTATATGAGAGTATATATTACATACAAAGAAATATATTACAGTTAGATTATTTCTTACCTTTTTGGTTGAATCCATCTTTAAGATGGAACCAAACGTGGAGGTGATGCTGGCCTTAATGTGGTCCAGACGGGAGAGGATGGTCAGCAGCCAGCGACTGGTGGGGACGTGGATGGGCTCCGGGGGCTCCTGGCAGATCACTGGGAAGAGGCTGGGCTGATTCATAAAGTTAGCACACTCCCCCACATAGTGTGCCAACCGGTTCAGCCAATTCTCACCGTGGTTCTCCCGGAGCTGCTTCGCCAGTCGTGCTGGACTGTTGCCGAGAGTCCGGTCCCGAAGCAGCCGAATGACACGTATGTCACAAGCATACCTGAAaagtatatttaatttaatcctgGGTGTGTATACACGTCATATAACAATACAGTGATTAGTTACATGTTTATTGGAGGATAATTGAAGTGGATTAAGTCTTTTCAAAACTGTTTTACTCACTTGCGGGTCAGAATCATTTGAAACAGCTTCTGGTGGGGCAGGTCCAGCTGGTCCCGGACAGTCTGACTGGTCGACAGATAGTTCAGGGAACACACGGtgcacctgagtgtctctgtcaCCATCAGGTAATACCCGTCGATGTCTAAGACCTTTCGAGCCCTCTTGTGGACACCATAGCCCGTCAGCTGCTTCCCACAAGCCGGGCAGGACACCTTCACCTTCCACAGGTGGTATGGCATCCACACCATCAGCCGATGGGTGAAGAAGCTGTCGGGTGCCGGGGTCTGGTGGTAAATGAGGGCTGGGACAGGGGGCTCATACCAC contains the following coding sequences:
- the LOC123965823 gene encoding uncharacterized protein LOC123965823, coding for MNHCVCVASLNYIFFSFQFTKSRFGGSKSDSLKPNLVARRTPSPSPPSPSSVRTPSSSPLPSPSSVRTPSPAPSPVRTPTPAPSSVRTPTPAPSSVRTPTPAPSSVRTPTPAPSSVRTPSSSPLPPSPLPSPSSVRTPSPSVSISLAVAPDESGGVPSAAAAVAASIWLPGELSKTIPVQYHRWIASTLFPSGKLRSDVKLWYEPPVPALIYHQTPAPDSFFTHRLMVWMPYHLWKVKVSCPACGKQLTGYGVHKRARKVLDIDGYYLMVTETLRCTVCSLNYLSTSQTVRDQLDLPHQKLFQMILTRKYACDIRVIRLLRDRTLGNSPARLAKQLRENHGENWLNRLAHYVGECANFMNQPSLFPVICQEPPEPIHVPTSRWLLTILSRLDHIKASITSTFGSILKMDSTKKITKKLAGHGRGTALWLTSISNEVGQVLTSVLTVQEGPGLDRMVSGVMEWYRQACVPPPVLLYVDCGCCVSEGESKLQTRFAQWPDIHIRLDIWHFMRRLAVGCTTDAHPLYPTFMGCLSACIFEWDAGDLSLLRQAKREQLRQEGVPALTDILVDRRITKKELSQYCRRRTRGEKGTISLIEQLLQTLEGPKGRDLMGVPLLEQVRMEHIWRVQKRHVKCIQDVPGVQLYTVTGTTTTKGGVVLTRYRCARGSTSLESFHCHLNRFIP